A stretch of Aerococcaceae bacterium zg-252 DNA encodes these proteins:
- a CDS encoding ABC transporter ATP-binding protein has translation MSETILTVKDLHVHFKTFAGEVQAIRGVNFELKKGETLAIVGESGSGKTVTTRSIMGLLGKNADIKSGEIIFNGENLLQYSERQMRNIRGTQIAMIFQDPMTSLNPTLTIGQQIMEVLTKQRGMSRAEAIKETIDLLTLCGIREPESRLKQYPHQFSGGQRQRIVIAIALAGDPEILIADEPTTALDVTIQAQIIELLQEIQRVKGMSIIFITHDLGVVANVANRVAVMYAGKLVEIGSVDDIYYHPQHPYTWGLLSAMPTPNQKGKLYAIPGTPPDLLNPPKGDAFALRNEYALAIDFEMQPPMFEVGPGHYAATWLLHPEAPKVTPPQTILERYQYFETKQKGVQ, from the coding sequence ATGAGTGAAACAATTTTAACTGTGAAAGATTTACACGTTCATTTTAAGACATTTGCTGGTGAGGTACAGGCGATTCGTGGTGTGAACTTTGAATTGAAAAAGGGAGAAACACTAGCTATTGTGGGGGAGTCTGGTTCTGGTAAGACGGTGACGACGCGTTCGATTATGGGATTGCTTGGGAAGAATGCAGATATTAAATCTGGTGAGATTATTTTTAATGGTGAAAATTTATTGCAGTATTCAGAGCGTCAAATGCGTAATATTCGTGGAACGCAAATTGCGATGATTTTCCAAGACCCAATGACATCGTTAAATCCTACTTTAACGATTGGACAACAAATTATGGAAGTGTTGACGAAACAACGTGGAATGTCACGTGCTGAGGCAATAAAAGAAACGATTGATTTACTCACTCTCTGTGGTATTCGTGAACCAGAGTCACGCTTGAAACAATATCCACATCAATTTTCTGGTGGTCAGCGTCAACGGATAGTGATTGCGATTGCGTTAGCTGGTGACCCTGAAATTTTAATTGCTGATGAACCGACAACGGCATTAGATGTGACGATTCAAGCTCAAATTATTGAATTGCTACAAGAAATTCAACGTGTAAAAGGTATGTCAATTATCTTTATTACGCATGATTTAGGTGTAGTAGCCAATGTGGCGAATCGTGTGGCTGTAATGTATGCTGGCAAGTTGGTGGAAATTGGTAGTGTGGATGACATATATTATCATCCACAACATCCATATACATGGGGCTTGTTAAGTGCGATGCCGACACCTAATCAAAAAGGTAAGTTATATGCGATTCCTGGTACACCACCAGATTTATTGAATCCACCGAAGGGTGATGCGTTTGCTTTACGCAATGAGTATGCGCTAGCGATTGATTTTGAAATGCAACCACCGATGTTTGAAGTAGGACCGGGACATTATGCTGCAACTTGGTTGTTACATCCCGAAGCACCTAAGGTTACACCACCACAAACGATTTTAGAACGTTATCAATATTTTGAAACAAAACAGAAAGGAGTGCAATGA
- a CDS encoding ABC transporter permease: protein MSERIANTSYNEAILNDLAAIDSNLLRIDERQTKEESEAIHVPSLNFMQDSWRRLKKNKGAMISLVIVLLIILVAILAPVIAPASPFTQNPAHANLAPKIPGLESWSWFDGKSLNRGGKLVDGYEKAGIPEGVYYYLGTDGLGRDLLSRILYGTRISLLVAFVAALINLVFGIVYGLISGWLGGKVDTVMQRILEVLSGIPNLVIVVLMLLVLKPGITSIIITIALTSWITMSRVVRAQTLRLKQTEYVLAAQVLGQHPVKIMLKHILPNMVGIIIVQVMFALPSAIFFEAFLSFIGIGIPAPNASLGTLINDGYKTFRFLPHLMWYPAAVISVLMLSFNLLADGLRDAFDPKMKE, encoded by the coding sequence ATGAGTGAACGTATCGCAAATACATCTTATAATGAAGCTATTTTAAATGATTTAGCAGCAATTGATTCGAATTTATTGCGAATTGATGAGCGTCAGACCAAAGAAGAAAGTGAAGCGATTCATGTGCCCTCACTTAACTTCATGCAAGATTCTTGGCGTCGTTTGAAAAAGAATAAGGGTGCCATGATTTCTTTAGTGATTGTACTATTAATTATTTTAGTAGCTATATTGGCTCCGGTGATTGCTCCAGCATCGCCATTTACTCAAAACCCTGCTCATGCGAATTTAGCACCAAAAATTCCAGGTTTGGAATCTTGGTCTTGGTTTGACGGTAAATCACTCAATCGTGGTGGGAAATTAGTTGACGGCTATGAAAAAGCTGGGATTCCTGAGGGAGTGTATTATTACTTGGGAACTGACGGCTTAGGTCGTGATTTATTATCACGTATTTTATATGGGACTCGTATTTCATTACTGGTTGCTTTTGTAGCAGCGCTAATTAACTTAGTATTTGGTATTGTGTATGGTTTGATTTCTGGTTGGCTTGGGGGAAAAGTCGATACGGTGATGCAACGTATTTTAGAAGTACTATCCGGTATCCCTAACTTAGTTATCGTGGTGTTAATGTTACTAGTATTAAAACCAGGGATTACGTCGATTATCATAACAATTGCCTTGACAAGTTGGATTACGATGTCACGTGTTGTACGAGCACAAACTTTACGTTTAAAGCAGACAGAATATGTGTTAGCTGCGCAAGTATTAGGACAGCATCCGGTTAAAATTATGTTGAAACATATTTTACCGAATATGGTTGGTATTATTATCGTACAAGTGATGTTTGCATTGCCGTCAGCAATATTTTTCGAGGCATTTTTAAGTTTTATCGGAATTGGGATTCCAGCTCCAAATGCATCATTGGGTACCTTAATTAATGACGGTTATAAAACATTTCGTTTTTTACCACACTTGATGTGGTATCCAGCTGCTGTTATTTCGGTTCTGATGTTATCGTTCAATTTATTAGCAGATGGGTTGCGTGATGCCTTTGACCCTAAAATGAAAGAGTAG
- a CDS encoding ABC transporter permease, with the protein MNGYWKYLLRRFIYMALTLFVIITATFLLLQFLPGTPFANQDLLTAKQLELLNQKYGLNQPIFKQYITYLSNVARGDFGVSFQFNNLPVTQIIADRAGPSMQLGLQAMVLGTIVGMLLGVIAAVKQNTWIDTFTSVFAIGGRSVPNFVFAVVLQFIFAVWLNVLPIAFWRNGFASTVLPTVALSISPMAEAARFIRTEMIEVLNSDYIELARAKGFSKFYIIFKHALRNALIPLLTILGPVTASLMTGSLVIEQIFSIPGIGEQFTKSILVNDYPTIMGITIMYSTLLVVMILIVDILYGVVDPRLRMGQGGK; encoded by the coding sequence ATGAATGGCTATTGGAAATATTTATTAAGACGTTTTATATATATGGCACTGACATTGTTTGTCATTATAACGGCAACATTTTTATTGCTACAATTTCTTCCAGGGACGCCGTTTGCGAACCAAGATTTATTGACAGCAAAGCAATTGGAATTATTGAATCAAAAGTATGGATTAAATCAACCGATTTTCAAACAGTATATTACATACCTTTCTAATGTCGCGCGTGGAGATTTCGGAGTTTCCTTTCAATTTAATAACTTACCAGTAACGCAAATTATTGCTGACCGTGCTGGTCCATCCATGCAATTAGGATTACAAGCGATGGTATTGGGAACAATAGTAGGAATGTTATTGGGTGTCATTGCAGCTGTGAAGCAAAATACGTGGATTGATACGTTTACGTCTGTTTTTGCGATTGGTGGACGAAGTGTACCAAACTTTGTCTTTGCAGTGGTTTTACAATTTATTTTTGCAGTATGGTTAAATGTATTGCCAATTGCATTTTGGCGTAATGGCTTTGCATCAACTGTTTTACCGACAGTTGCGTTATCGATTTCACCAATGGCAGAAGCGGCACGTTTTATCCGTACGGAAATGATTGAAGTATTAAATAGTGATTATATTGAATTGGCACGAGCAAAAGGTTTTTCAAAATTTTATATTATTTTTAAACACGCCTTGCGTAATGCTTTAATTCCGTTATTGACGATTTTAGGGCCGGTAACAGCTAGTTTGATGACAGGGTCCTTAGTTATTGAACAAATTTTTTCAATTCCAGGTATTGGGGAACAATTTACCAAATCCATTTTAGTCAATGATTATCCAACGATTATGGGGATTACAATTATGTATTCTACATTATTAGTTGTTATGATTTTAATTGTTGATATTTTATACGGAGTGGTTGATCCTAGATTGAGAATGGGACAAGGAGGGAAGTAG
- a CDS encoding peptide ABC transporter substrate-binding protein encodes MSKKWIKGLCISGLVLATVSGVIPANQLLNTSDVAIVQAQEQQLLKWTQASEITTLDSAKSYDTVAYTALRQLGEGLLRTATDGSIQPAGAVELPEISEDGLTYTFKLREDAKWSNGEPVTAKDYVYAWRRAVNPEVGSANAFLFTVVKNAAEIADGKAAVEDLGVEAVSDYELKVTLKEPKANFVNYVAHVNYYPQNQAAVEAAGDAYGTSSDAFLGNGPFTVENWNATALEWTYTKNPEYYGADKIQVDQIHIDVVKDPNTAVELFEAGEIDAAAISGPLLAEFKDSENLVSFPGLSHSYIEMGISSSKPLQNENLRKALSYVIDRQTLTKNILSGGAEAVKGLVPQNVVFNTVTGKDYVEDQQDYGVFDVEKAKEHWEKAKEELGTDTVELELLVTDSETTKMIGEFIQGLVESNLEGFKLSLRPLPAKNRFAEMMSFDFDIAVGGWSASLGDADEYLVNFLTNAEHNHAQFFDKDFDALVKEANSPEAVANPARRYELLHEAENYLLDRRVLIPLIQNNTTLLVSDRIDNIEANPNGSGVDFTTLTFK; translated from the coding sequence ATGTCAAAAAAATGGATTAAAGGTTTATGTATTTCAGGATTAGTATTAGCAACAGTCAGTGGTGTTATACCAGCCAATCAACTATTAAATACATCGGATGTAGCGATTGTACAAGCTCAAGAGCAACAATTGTTAAAATGGACTCAAGCATCTGAGATTACAACATTAGATTCAGCAAAATCATATGATACTGTAGCTTATACAGCGTTGCGTCAACTTGGTGAAGGCTTATTACGTACTGCAACTGACGGAAGTATTCAACCTGCAGGAGCTGTTGAATTACCTGAAATTAGTGAGGACGGTTTGACTTATACGTTTAAATTACGTGAAGATGCGAAATGGTCTAATGGAGAACCAGTGACAGCCAAGGATTATGTTTACGCGTGGCGTCGTGCTGTAAATCCAGAAGTAGGGTCTGCCAATGCCTTTTTATTCACTGTTGTTAAAAATGCAGCTGAAATCGCAGACGGTAAAGCTGCTGTCGAAGATTTAGGTGTTGAAGCAGTTAGTGATTATGAATTAAAAGTAACATTAAAAGAGCCAAAAGCGAACTTTGTAAATTATGTTGCTCACGTTAACTATTACCCACAAAATCAAGCAGCTGTTGAAGCAGCTGGTGATGCTTATGGTACATCAAGTGATGCGTTTTTAGGTAATGGCCCGTTCACAGTTGAAAATTGGAATGCAACAGCATTGGAATGGACTTACACTAAAAACCCAGAATATTATGGAGCTGATAAGATTCAAGTTGATCAAATTCATATTGACGTTGTAAAGGATCCTAACACTGCTGTTGAATTGTTTGAAGCAGGAGAGATTGATGCAGCTGCGATTTCTGGACCATTATTAGCTGAATTTAAAGACAGTGAAAACTTAGTAAGTTTCCCAGGATTATCACATTCATATATTGAAATGGGCATTAGTTCAAGCAAACCGTTACAAAATGAAAATTTACGTAAAGCATTATCTTATGTAATTGACCGTCAAACATTAACAAAAAATATTTTAAGTGGAGGAGCAGAAGCTGTAAAAGGTTTAGTACCACAAAATGTTGTATTTAATACTGTTACAGGTAAAGATTATGTTGAGGACCAACAAGATTACGGTGTGTTTGATGTTGAAAAAGCAAAAGAACATTGGGAAAAAGCCAAAGAAGAATTAGGTACGGATACTGTTGAGTTAGAGCTATTAGTTACAGATAGTGAAACAACTAAAATGATTGGTGAATTTATTCAAGGTTTAGTTGAAAGTAATTTAGAAGGATTTAAGTTAAGTTTACGTCCATTACCAGCTAAAAACCGTTTTGCTGAAATGATGTCATTTGATTTTGATATTGCTGTTGGTGGTTGGAGTGCAAGCTTAGGAGATGCGGATGAATATTTAGTCAACTTCTTAACGAATGCAGAACACAATCACGCTCAATTCTTTGATAAGGATTTTGATGCTTTAGTAAAAGAAGCAAACTCACCGGAGGCTGTTGCCAATCCAGCACGCCGTTATGAACTATTGCACGAAGCTGAAAATTACTTGTTAGACCGTCGTGTATTAATTCCGTTAATTCAAAACAATACTACTTTATTAGTATCGGATCGTATTGATAATATTGAGGCAAATCCGAATGGGTCAGGTGTTGATTTTACTACATTAACGTTTAAATAA